In Crinalium epipsammum PCC 9333, the following are encoded in one genomic region:
- a CDS encoding ISAs1 family transposase, translating into MLVSLIEHLKKVKDFRKSQGKRHPLWIVLLVVVLGMMSGYQGYREIGHFVKYEQRNLINNLEIFTERLPSCATIRRVMMGMDWQNLSEVFNQWAKENYPQIDETDWLAIDGKSLRSTVTNYADKSQNFGVIVSVFSQLTGLVIALSKIENKSKSEIAEVQDIVRNCGFKGKVISADALHCNQTTTRAIIKSQNNYLIALKKNQNKLYEQVKTLTNMIEPSSRCITKEQSHGRQVTREVTVFNNIIKLKNWSHIQSLIKVERWGWRGSSPYQETVYYISSMSADAETFNQRIRGHWRIENQVHWVKDVILNEDKMKIHQIQAATNFSILKTIVLNLFRGLGFISITEGKRWLGNHWNKLLIMTEELT; encoded by the coding sequence ATGCTTGTTAGTCTAATAGAACACTTGAAGAAAGTCAAGGATTTTCGTAAAAGTCAAGGAAAAAGACATCCCTTATGGATAGTATTATTAGTAGTAGTTTTAGGGATGATGTCAGGGTATCAGGGCTATAGAGAAATTGGGCATTTTGTAAAATATGAGCAAAGGAATCTGATTAATAACTTGGAAATATTTACGGAAAGATTACCATCTTGTGCAACTATAAGAAGGGTAATGATGGGCATGGACTGGCAAAATCTCAGCGAAGTTTTTAATCAGTGGGCTAAAGAAAACTATCCGCAAATAGATGAAACAGACTGGTTGGCAATTGATGGAAAAAGTTTGAGAAGCACAGTAACAAACTATGCAGATAAATCGCAAAATTTTGGGGTAATAGTTTCTGTATTTAGTCAACTAACAGGATTAGTGATAGCCCTGAGTAAAATCGAGAATAAAAGTAAGTCAGAAATTGCCGAAGTTCAAGATATAGTAAGGAATTGCGGTTTTAAAGGAAAAGTAATAAGCGCCGATGCGCTGCATTGTAATCAAACTACAACTAGAGCAATTATCAAAAGTCAAAATAATTATTTAATTGCTTTAAAGAAAAACCAAAATAAATTGTATGAGCAAGTAAAAACTTTAACAAATATGATTGAGCCATCCAGCCGATGTATCACTAAAGAACAAAGTCATGGACGACAAGTAACTCGAGAAGTAACAGTTTTTAATAATATTATTAAATTGAAAAACTGGTCACATATTCAAAGCTTGATTAAAGTAGAACGCTGGGGATGGAGAGGAAGCTCACCATATCAAGAAACAGTTTATTACATCAGTAGCATGAGCGCAGATGCGGAAACGTTTAACCAAAGAATTAGAGGGCATTGGCGAATAGAAAATCAAGTTCACTGGGTCAAAGACGTAATTTTAAATGAAGATAAAATGAAAATTCATCAAATTCAAGCAGCTACTAATTTTTCCATTTTAAAAACAATAGTTTTGAATCTTTTTCGCGGCTTGGGTTTCATCTCTATAACCGAGGGAAAAAGGTGGTTAGGTAATCACTGGAACAAACTGCTCATTATGACGGAAGAATTGACTTAA
- a CDS encoding BON domain-containing protein, whose amino-acid sequence MGWLQRLFGMGKPQNAQVNATPSASYQAPAGADSNQVSPERVGLNGEYDQSGLAKRVALAFDQDQNLGDIDTLWVAQTGSTVVLKGKAPDQQILNQMVSIAQSVDGATDVDTNQVEIG is encoded by the coding sequence ATGGGTTGGCTACAAAGACTGTTTGGAATGGGTAAGCCTCAGAATGCTCAAGTCAATGCGACACCCTCAGCTTCCTATCAAGCGCCTGCGGGAGCAGACAGCAATCAGGTTTCCCCAGAAAGAGTGGGATTAAATGGAGAATACGATCAAAGCGGTCTTGCAAAGCGCGTAGCTCTAGCTTTCGATCAAGATCAAAATTTGGGCGATATTGATACACTTTGGGTGGCTCAGACTGGCAGCACAGTTGTTTTAAAAGGAAAAGCCCCTGATCAGCAAATTCTTAACCAGATGGTTTCGATCGCCCAAAGTGTAGATGGCGCAACTGACGTTGATACCAATCAAGTTGAGATCGGCTAG
- the ilvN gene encoding acetolactate synthase small subunit → MKHTLSVLVEDEAGVLTRIAGLFARRGFNIESLAVGPAEQVGISRITMVVTGDDRVIEQLTKQLYKLINVLKVQDITTIPCVERELMLLKVNATASNRSEVVELSQIFRARVVDVAEDSLTLEVVGDPGKIVAIVQVLNKFGIREIARTGKVALTRESGVNTEFLKSLEAKV, encoded by the coding sequence ATGAAACACACTCTTTCGGTTTTGGTCGAAGATGAAGCGGGTGTTCTCACTCGCATTGCCGGATTATTTGCTCGTCGTGGCTTTAATATTGAAAGTTTGGCTGTTGGTCCCGCCGAACAAGTCGGCATCTCCCGCATTACAATGGTGGTGACTGGAGATGATCGGGTAATTGAGCAGCTAACTAAGCAGCTTTACAAGCTGATCAATGTGCTGAAGGTACAAGATATTACCACCATACCTTGCGTTGAGCGGGAGTTGATGTTGCTTAAGGTAAATGCAACTGCTTCCAATCGCTCAGAAGTTGTGGAACTTTCTCAAATTTTTCGCGCTCGTGTGGTAGATGTAGCAGAAGACTCACTAACATTAGAAGTTGTGGGTGATCCTGGGAAAATTGTGGCGATTGTCCAAGTTTTGAATAAGTTTGGAATTCGTGAAATTGCTCGTACTGGTAAAGTTGCTTTGACTCGTGAATCTGGAGTCAATACGGAATTCCTTAAGTCTTTAGAAGCAAAAGTTTAG
- a CDS encoding zinc-dependent alcohol dehydrogenase family protein — MKAVLMTAPGNPEVLQLQEVPDPKIEKDTEILVRLRAAGINPIDTKLRKRGTFYPNQMPAILGCDGAGIIEAVGANVQKFQVGDEVYFCQGGLGAKTGNYAELVVVDERFVARKPASISFAEAAAAPLVLITAWEALYDRGRLEAGRKVLIHAGAGGVGHVAIQLAKLQGADVCTTVGSEEKAEFVRNLGADYPILYKQTDFVQATLDSTKGEGVDLAFDTVGGDIFTQTFPAVMVYGDIVTILEPDSSTNWKVARNRNLRISLELMLTPMAEGMVSAQQDQAKILEQCAGLIDEGKLKIHLSKTFPLEAAAEAHKLLEVGSTTGKIALIID; from the coding sequence ATGAAAGCAGTATTAATGACAGCACCAGGAAACCCCGAAGTGCTGCAACTTCAGGAAGTACCCGACCCCAAGATTGAAAAAGATACAGAAATCCTTGTGCGTCTCCGCGCCGCGGGAATCAACCCCATTGATACCAAACTCCGCAAACGTGGTACATTTTACCCCAATCAAATGCCAGCTATCTTAGGTTGTGATGGTGCTGGAATTATAGAAGCAGTTGGTGCAAACGTCCAAAAATTTCAAGTTGGCGATGAAGTTTATTTCTGTCAAGGTGGACTAGGTGCAAAAACAGGTAACTATGCAGAATTAGTAGTAGTAGATGAGCGATTTGTAGCACGTAAACCTGCCTCAATCTCATTTGCAGAAGCAGCCGCCGCACCTTTAGTTTTAATTACCGCTTGGGAAGCATTATACGATCGCGGACGCTTAGAAGCAGGACGTAAAGTGCTGATTCATGCTGGTGCTGGTGGTGTTGGTCATGTGGCAATTCAACTTGCTAAACTGCAAGGTGCAGATGTTTGTACTACCGTTGGATCAGAAGAAAAAGCTGAATTTGTACGCAACTTAGGTGCAGATTATCCCATCCTTTACAAGCAAACTGATTTTGTCCAAGCTACTCTAGACTCGACTAAAGGAGAAGGAGTTGATCTTGCTTTTGATACAGTAGGCGGTGACATCTTTACCCAGACATTCCCAGCAGTAATGGTATATGGTGATATTGTGACAATTTTAGAGCCAGATTCCTCTACTAATTGGAAAGTTGCCAGAAACCGTAATCTACGAATTAGTTTAGAACTAATGCTGACACCGATGGCAGAAGGAATGGTATCAGCGCAGCAAGATCAAGCCAAAATATTAGAACAATGCGCTGGTTTAATTGATGAAGGTAAACTGAAAATTCACCTGAGTAAAACTTTTCCCTTAGAAGCCGCAGCCGAAGCTCATAAATTACTAGAAGTTGGTTCAACTACAGGCAAAATAGCCTTAATTATTGACTAA